Proteins from a single region of Hymenobacter aquaticus:
- a CDS encoding TolC family protein → MPLPLLAQQPVPMPRQPATQPQAKAQTAKPVTVAPAAPLTLAEAIRIGLENNYNIRLARTDEQIADNNVTRGNAGQLPVVNGNLTRNFTRNNVRQESSSRPEPSTASNAASNQLNANVAATWTVFDGFGMFIAYDRLKALNQSQQQLTRATLEETVADITSAYFAVVRESGKIKSIEEALKIGQARIDLTQARVDVGVSAKVEVLTARVDYNADQSVLIQQQEALATAKINLNNLLGRSARLNFQPADSIVVARDLDRDAVAQAIQQNNPRLQNARTNIEVATYDRKLVRASRFPQLGLTSGYGLNRNVNGAAFFGNQLVTNTSRNYGLNYGVVASVPIFDGFNRRRLEQNARIGEEQSQLQLSQTQLQLEAEAEQAYAQYQNRLQLLELEEANILLARENVAIALERYRLGLLTPLALREAQRTQLDAEVRLLDIRYQAKQAEIVLRRLSSGLVQQQGQ, encoded by the coding sequence TTGCCCCTGCCCCTGCTGGCCCAGCAGCCGGTGCCCATGCCCCGGCAGCCCGCCACTCAGCCCCAGGCTAAAGCCCAGACGGCAAAGCCCGTCACGGTGGCGCCGGCCGCCCCCCTGACGCTGGCCGAGGCCATCCGGATTGGGCTGGAAAACAACTACAACATCCGGCTGGCCCGCACCGACGAGCAGATTGCCGACAACAACGTGACGCGCGGCAATGCCGGCCAGCTGCCCGTAGTGAATGGCAACCTGACCCGCAACTTCACCCGCAACAACGTGCGGCAGGAGTCGTCGAGCCGGCCCGAGCCCAGCACGGCCAGCAACGCCGCTTCCAACCAGCTGAATGCCAACGTAGCGGCCACCTGGACCGTGTTCGACGGATTCGGAATGTTCATTGCCTACGACCGGCTCAAGGCCCTGAACCAGAGCCAGCAGCAGTTGACGCGGGCCACGCTGGAAGAAACGGTGGCCGATATTACCAGCGCCTACTTCGCCGTGGTGCGCGAATCGGGCAAAATCAAGTCGATTGAAGAAGCCCTGAAAATCGGGCAGGCCCGCATCGACCTGACCCAGGCCCGCGTCGACGTGGGCGTCAGCGCCAAGGTGGAAGTGCTGACTGCCCGCGTGGATTACAACGCCGACCAGTCGGTGCTGATTCAGCAGCAGGAAGCCCTGGCCACGGCCAAAATCAACCTGAACAACCTGCTCGGCCGCTCGGCCCGCCTCAATTTTCAGCCCGCCGACTCCATCGTGGTGGCCCGCGACCTGGACCGGGACGCCGTGGCCCAGGCCATTCAGCAAAACAACCCCCGCCTGCAAAACGCCCGTACCAACATTGAGGTGGCCACCTACGACCGGAAGCTGGTGCGCGCCTCCCGCTTTCCGCAGCTGGGTCTTACCTCGGGCTACGGCCTGAACCGCAACGTGAACGGCGCGGCCTTTTTCGGCAACCAGCTCGTGACCAACACCAGCCGCAACTACGGCCTCAACTACGGCGTGGTGGCGTCCGTGCCCATTTTCGACGGCTTCAACCGCCGCCGCCTGGAGCAGAACGCCCGCATCGGGGAAGAGCAAAGCCAACTGCAGCTCAGCCAGACCCAACTGCAGCTCGAAGCGGAAGCGGAACAGGCCTACGCCCAGTACCAGAACCGCCTGCAGCTGCTGGAGCTGGAAGAAGCTAACATTCTGCTGGCCCGCGAAAACGTCGCCATTGCCCTGGAGCGCTACCGTCTGGGTTTGCTCACGCCCCTGGCCCTGCGCGAGGCCCAGCGCACCCAGCTCGACGCCGAAGTGCGCCTGCTCGACATCCGCTACCAGGCCAAGCAGGCCGAAATCGTGCTGCGTCGCCTGAGCAGCGGGCTGGTGCAGCAACAAGGGCAGTAA
- a CDS encoding MGMT family protein produces MQTPKEPTEAHRNFFRDVHEVVRLVPRGRVTTYGAIAHYLGARHGARMVGWAMMAAHPTVGPEAIPAYRVVNRLGLLTGRLHFATPTAMQEFLEAEGIPVVDDQVQDFKTRFWDPSVELG; encoded by the coding sequence ATGCAAACCCCCAAGGAGCCGACCGAAGCTCACCGCAACTTCTTCCGCGACGTGCACGAGGTGGTGCGCCTCGTGCCGCGCGGCCGCGTGACCACCTACGGCGCAATTGCCCACTATCTGGGAGCCCGCCACGGGGCGCGCATGGTGGGCTGGGCCATGATGGCCGCGCACCCCACGGTGGGTCCCGAGGCCATACCTGCCTACCGGGTCGTCAACCGCCTGGGGCTCCTCACGGGCCGGCTGCATTTTGCCACGCCCACCGCCATGCAGGAGTTTCTGGAGGCCGAAGGCATTCCCGTCGTCGATGACCAGGTGCAGGACTTCAAAACCCGGTTCTGGGACCCCAGCGTGGAGCTGGGTTAG
- the xseB gene encoding exodeoxyribonuclease VII small subunit — MTNDTTYRQAIEELETILRALETDTVDVDDLTARVQRSAELIRLCKQKLRHAESAIERVFENLEEEDESDPESGDDTPTGPGPGLPEKEQSGRGLSGRLPF; from the coding sequence ATGACCAACGATACCACCTACCGCCAGGCTATAGAAGAGCTGGAAACCATTCTGCGGGCCCTCGAAACCGACACCGTGGACGTGGACGACCTCACGGCCCGCGTGCAGCGCTCCGCCGAGCTGATCCGGCTCTGCAAGCAGAAGCTACGCCATGCCGAGTCGGCCATTGAGCGGGTCTTCGAAAACCTGGAAGAGGAAGATGAGTCAGACCCGGAAAGCGGGGACGACACCCCCACCGGTCCGGGTCCGGGCTTGCCCGAAAAGGAGCAGTCGGGTCGTGGACTTTCGGGGCGGCTGCCCTTCTAG
- the xseA gene encoding exodeoxyribonuclease VII large subunit: MPPLFNRRPEPGLTTALPLVPLPLAELLVRVRQTVETRFAESYWVVAEIADLTLPRHDGGHCYLVLTDQHVTGRGAQLKAQARATIWSQRFQQLAPAFLEHTGQELCLGLKVMLRVQVKFHEQYGLSLDVLTIDPSYTVGDLARQRLETVRKLEAKGLLERQKQLPLPLGPQRLAVISSPTAAGFQDFVQQLGESPYDFAVTLYPATMQGTESPASILAALDAIRPRRADFDAVVIIRGGGAKTDLLAFDDYGLAAGVGSFPLPVLTGIGHERDEAVLDLAAHLALKTPTAVAAFLAERLARLDAVFSGYADQIRGLAARQLDAAHDLLTQAGRYVHRAAQAQLHEHRAGLHQRMRAAATVPRQQLQQQHRQLSRHRHGLHRAARRALGQQQQQLRTFGRTLAQRFRRLHRRRREQLLRSRYQVQLAAERLLHRAQLRLAQLNVAPFPDAPTLARHGYVQLITDHQQPEAALQPGDEVRLLLPHLTLAAQIVDRTPHLAPPGASPASSAPTP, translated from the coding sequence ATGCCGCCCCTTTTCAATCGTCGTCCGGAGCCGGGCCTGACCACGGCCCTCCCGCTGGTGCCGCTGCCCCTGGCCGAGCTGCTGGTGCGGGTGCGCCAGACGGTAGAAACCCGCTTTGCCGAGTCGTACTGGGTGGTAGCCGAAATTGCCGATCTGACCCTGCCCCGCCACGACGGGGGCCACTGCTACCTGGTGCTCACCGACCAGCACGTGACCGGCCGCGGGGCCCAGCTTAAGGCCCAGGCCCGGGCCACCATCTGGAGTCAGCGTTTCCAGCAGCTGGCCCCGGCTTTTCTGGAGCACACCGGCCAGGAGCTGTGCCTGGGGCTGAAGGTGATGCTACGGGTGCAAGTCAAGTTTCATGAGCAGTACGGCCTGAGCCTCGACGTGCTGACCATCGACCCCAGCTACACCGTCGGGGATTTGGCCCGGCAGCGCCTCGAAACCGTGCGCAAGCTCGAAGCCAAGGGCCTGCTGGAGCGCCAGAAACAGCTGCCGCTGCCGCTGGGTCCGCAGCGGCTGGCCGTTATTTCGTCGCCCACGGCGGCCGGCTTCCAGGACTTCGTGCAGCAGCTGGGCGAGTCGCCCTACGACTTTGCCGTGACCCTGTACCCGGCCACCATGCAGGGCACCGAGTCGCCGGCCAGCATTCTGGCCGCCCTGGACGCTATCCGGCCCCGGCGCGCAGATTTTGACGCGGTAGTCATTATCCGGGGCGGCGGGGCCAAAACCGACCTGCTGGCCTTCGACGACTACGGGTTGGCAGCGGGCGTCGGCTCGTTTCCGCTGCCGGTGCTCACCGGTATCGGCCACGAGCGGGACGAAGCCGTGCTGGACCTGGCCGCCCACCTGGCCCTGAAAACGCCCACCGCCGTAGCCGCGTTTCTGGCCGAGCGTCTGGCCCGCCTCGACGCGGTATTCTCGGGCTATGCCGACCAGATTCGCGGCCTGGCCGCCCGGCAGCTCGACGCGGCCCACGACCTGCTGACCCAGGCCGGGCGCTACGTGCATCGCGCCGCCCAAGCCCAGCTGCACGAGCACCGCGCCGGGCTGCACCAGCGCATGCGGGCGGCGGCTACCGTGCCGCGGCAGCAGCTGCAGCAGCAGCACCGCCAGCTGAGCCGCCACCGCCACGGCCTGCACCGCGCCGCGCGCCGCGCCCTGGGCCAGCAGCAGCAGCAACTGCGCACCTTCGGCCGCACCCTGGCCCAGCGGTTTCGGCGGCTGCACCGGCGGCGGCGCGAGCAACTGCTCCGCTCCCGCTACCAGGTGCAGCTGGCGGCCGAGCGGCTGCTGCACCGCGCCCAGCTGCGGCTGGCTCAACTCAACGTAGCCCCCTTTCCTGATGCCCCCACGCTGGCGCGGCACGGCTACGTGCAGCTCATCACCGACCACCAGCAGCCCGAAGCCGCCCTGCAACCCGGCGACGAAGTACGCCTGCTGCTGCCCCACCTGACGCTGGCGGCCCAGATTGTGGACCGCACGCCCCACCTGGCACCACCCGGTGCTTCACCTGCTAGTTCTGCCCCAACCCCATGA
- a CDS encoding efflux RND transporter periplasmic adaptor subunit — MQYEEETESRTGRKVLWIVIVVAIIAALAFVKIKFFPSPNADAKGGGGGRGAAGGGGKGGAGGKGGGQKLPVQVYVVQPTNLSDEVAATGSILADESVVIKSELSGKITSLNIREGQPVRKGQLLFSINADEAQAAIRKQQYNIQLFRDQEKRQRTLLDKEYISAQEYEQANNQLQTSQADLKALQASLAKAYVRAPFDGVLGLTTATVGTYVSPGTEITTLSRVRPVKIDFAVPGRFATKVRVGDVVSITDEGTNKKYDAKVYAIDPQIDPVSRTQPVRARYANTSNELRPGAFVKVNLQLGESTDALQVPTESVIPEASGYSVYTVKEGKMVPKKVKIGIRSDKVIQITDGLAVGDSVIRTGILQVKPGDAVRVTK; from the coding sequence ATGCAATACGAAGAAGAAACGGAGTCGCGCACTGGGCGCAAGGTGTTGTGGATTGTAATAGTAGTGGCCATCATTGCCGCACTGGCCTTTGTCAAGATAAAGTTCTTTCCCTCCCCCAACGCTGACGCGAAAGGCGGTGGCGGCGGGCGCGGCGCGGCCGGCGGCGGTGGCAAGGGCGGAGCCGGCGGCAAAGGCGGCGGGCAGAAGCTACCGGTGCAGGTGTACGTGGTGCAACCCACCAACCTCTCCGACGAAGTAGCCGCCACGGGCTCGATTCTGGCCGATGAGTCGGTGGTTATCAAAAGCGAGCTGTCGGGCAAAATCACCAGCCTCAACATCCGGGAGGGCCAGCCGGTGCGCAAAGGCCAGCTGCTGTTCAGCATCAACGCCGACGAAGCCCAGGCCGCCATCCGGAAGCAGCAGTACAACATCCAGCTGTTCCGGGACCAGGAAAAGCGGCAGCGCACCCTGCTCGACAAAGAGTACATCAGCGCCCAGGAATACGAGCAGGCCAACAACCAGCTCCAGACTTCCCAGGCCGATCTGAAAGCCTTGCAGGCATCGTTGGCCAAAGCCTACGTGCGGGCCCCGTTTGACGGGGTGCTGGGTTTGACCACCGCCACGGTGGGCACCTACGTGAGCCCCGGCACCGAAATTACGACCCTCTCCCGCGTGCGGCCGGTCAAGATTGACTTTGCCGTACCGGGCCGCTTCGCCACCAAAGTCCGGGTGGGCGACGTGGTGAGCATCACCGACGAAGGCACCAACAAAAAGTACGACGCCAAAGTCTACGCCATTGACCCGCAGATTGACCCCGTGAGCCGCACCCAGCCGGTGCGGGCCCGCTACGCCAACACCAGCAACGAGCTGCGCCCCGGCGCCTTCGTGAAAGTAAACCTGCAGCTGGGCGAGTCGACGGATGCCTTGCAGGTGCCGACCGAATCGGTGATTCCGGAAGCCAGCGGCTACAGCGTGTACACCGTGAAAGAGGGCAAGATGGTCCCGAAGAAGGTTAAGATTGGGATTCGCTCCGACAAAGTAATCCAGATTACCGACGGCCTGGCCGTGGGGGACTCCGTGATTCGCACCGGTATTCTGCAAGTGAAGCCCGGCGACGCGGTACGCGTGACCAAATAG
- a CDS encoding sensor histidine kinase — protein MNSWLLPVMLATPVLLLLALGIVGFVLRYQRRLLRQQEQLRQVRDASQQQALEAALLAQEEERRRIAADLHDGVGTTLAIAKLHLSTLGQPNLTEEATALLDQAIGEVRRISRNLLPAALQKFGLPFALDALARTVPADGPTHVVIEQRGQPRRLDPKRELIVFRVVQELLGNGLRHAHAETIEVSVDFGPDYLSLQYRDNGIGFDPAAGDLPPAPGSRSGLGLTNLRSRVAVLQGTLRHDSAPGAGSKVWISFPIPYLPADQKPALTTSV, from the coding sequence ATGAATAGCTGGCTGCTCCCGGTAATGCTGGCCACGCCGGTGCTGCTGCTGCTGGCGCTGGGCATCGTGGGCTTCGTGCTGCGCTACCAGCGGCGCCTGCTGCGCCAGCAGGAGCAGCTGCGCCAGGTGCGCGACGCCTCGCAGCAGCAGGCCCTGGAAGCGGCCCTGCTGGCTCAGGAAGAAGAGCGGCGCCGGATTGCCGCCGACCTGCACGACGGCGTGGGCACGACCCTGGCCATTGCCAAGCTCCACCTCAGCACCCTGGGCCAGCCCAACCTGACCGAAGAAGCCACGGCCCTGCTCGATCAGGCCATCGGCGAAGTACGGCGCATTTCGCGCAATCTGCTGCCGGCCGCGCTGCAAAAGTTCGGCCTGCCCTTCGCCCTCGACGCGCTGGCCCGCACCGTGCCCGCCGATGGGCCCACCCACGTCGTGATTGAGCAGCGCGGGCAGCCCCGCCGCCTCGACCCCAAACGGGAGCTTATCGTGTTTCGGGTGGTGCAGGAGCTGCTGGGCAACGGCCTGCGCCACGCCCACGCCGAAACCATCGAAGTCAGCGTGGATTTCGGGCCCGACTACCTTTCCCTGCAGTACCGCGACAACGGCATCGGCTTCGACCCGGCCGCCGGCGACCTGCCGCCCGCGCCGGGCTCCCGCTCGGGCCTGGGCCTCACCAACCTGCGCAGCCGCGTGGCCGTGCTGCAAGGCACCCTGCGCCACGACTCGGCCCCCGGCGCGGGTAGTAAAGTTTGGATTTCCTTCCCTATTCCGTATCTTCCGGCCGATCAAAAGCCCGCCCTAACTACCTCTGTATGA
- a CDS encoding efflux RND transporter permease subunit, whose product MSLSSTSINRPVLAIVMSLVIVIFGVIGFRYLSIREYPSVDPPIITVSASYTGASADVMQGQVTEPLEEALNGIAGIKNLTSNSRDGRTQITVEFDLDADLETAANDVRDKVSGAQGRLPRDIDPPIVSKANADSQPIVMTYLSSNQRTLLELTDYANNTLKERLQTIPGVSEVRVYGERKYSMRLWMDPVKLSALGVSPVDVQAALTRENVELPSGAVQGQNTQLTLRTMGRLTSVEDFNNLIIRKDASSLVRLSDIGYAELYPENDQTIFKVNGVPMVGLAVIPQPGSNQIDIADEFNKRIALYGKDLPKDLVLKPGFDNSVFIRKSINEVEHTIIEAFVLVVIIIFLFLRDWRSTLIPVVAIPVSLVGIFFVMYLLDFSINVLTLLAIVLAIGLVVDDAIVVLENIYSRIEEGEDPKEAAIKGSEEILMAVISTTIVLAAVFLPVVFLTGITGRLFREFGIVVAGSVLISAFVSLTLTPMMCSVLLKREEKHNWFYRKTEPFFVSMIGGYQDSLKTFLRNRWVAWLVVAGTGVGIWFFMKAIPSELAPVEDRSRVNINATGPEGASFEYMDAYMNQISKMAMDSVGEKSLSSVFAVTSPGFGGGSNSGTARVLLLDADKRPRTQDQIAAGLSAGVKRLTAARTSVSQDQSIGGGGGGGGLPVQFVIQTQDFDKLRDAVPKFLDAARQDPTFQFVDVNLKFNKPELRVNIDREKAQSLGVSVQSISQTLQSGLSGQRFGYFIKEGKQYQIIGQVARENRNQPLDVRLLSVKSATGELVQLDNVIRLTESSTPPQLYRFNRYNSATFSASLAPGKTLGDGIAAMRSIAEKSLDDTFSTELSGASRDFEESSSSLLFAFGLALVLIYLVLAAQFESFRDPVIIMVTVPLALSGALLSLWYFNQTLNLFSQIGIIMLVGLVTKNGILIVEFANQQVENGKDYMTGLIEGATARFRPILMTSLCAILGILPIAIATGAGALSRRAMGIGVVGGLFFATGLTLYVVPVMYSYFATAKKHKHKQKEAEPQQAVTA is encoded by the coding sequence ATGAGCTTATCCTCAACCAGTATAAACCGCCCGGTTCTCGCCATCGTGATGAGCCTAGTCATCGTCATCTTCGGCGTTATCGGGTTTCGCTACCTCAGCATCCGGGAATATCCAAGCGTGGACCCGCCGATTATTACGGTGTCGGCCAGCTACACCGGGGCCTCGGCCGACGTCATGCAGGGCCAGGTGACCGAGCCGCTGGAAGAAGCCCTGAACGGCATTGCGGGCATCAAAAACCTGACCTCCAACTCCCGGGACGGCCGCACCCAGATTACGGTGGAGTTTGACCTCGACGCCGACCTGGAAACGGCCGCCAACGACGTGCGCGACAAGGTGTCGGGGGCGCAGGGCCGCCTGCCGCGCGACATCGACCCGCCCATCGTGAGCAAGGCCAACGCCGACTCCCAGCCGATTGTGATGACGTACCTGAGCTCGAACCAGCGCACCTTGCTGGAGCTGACGGACTACGCCAACAACACCTTGAAGGAACGCCTGCAGACGATTCCGGGCGTGTCGGAGGTACGGGTGTACGGGGAGCGGAAGTACTCGATGCGCCTGTGGATGGACCCGGTGAAGCTCTCGGCCCTGGGCGTGAGCCCCGTGGACGTGCAGGCCGCCCTGACCCGCGAAAACGTGGAGCTGCCCAGCGGCGCCGTGCAGGGCCAGAACACCCAGCTCACCCTGCGCACCATGGGCCGCCTGACCTCGGTGGAAGACTTCAACAACCTGATTATCCGCAAGGATGCCTCCTCGCTCGTGCGGCTTTCCGACATCGGCTACGCCGAGCTCTACCCCGAAAACGACCAGACCATCTTTAAGGTGAACGGCGTGCCGATGGTGGGCCTGGCCGTTATTCCGCAGCCGGGCTCCAACCAGATTGACATTGCCGACGAGTTCAACAAGCGCATTGCGCTGTATGGCAAGGACTTGCCCAAGGACCTGGTGCTCAAGCCGGGCTTCGACAACTCGGTCTTTATCCGCAAGTCCATCAACGAGGTTGAGCACACCATCATCGAGGCCTTCGTGCTGGTGGTCATCATCATCTTCCTGTTTTTGCGCGACTGGCGCTCCACGCTGATTCCGGTGGTGGCCATTCCGGTGTCGTTGGTGGGTATTTTCTTCGTGATGTACCTGCTCGACTTCTCCATCAACGTGCTGACCCTGCTGGCTATCGTGCTGGCCATTGGTCTGGTGGTCGACGACGCCATTGTGGTGCTGGAGAACATCTATTCCCGCATCGAGGAAGGCGAAGACCCCAAGGAAGCCGCCATCAAAGGCTCCGAGGAGATTCTGATGGCCGTTATCAGTACCACCATCGTGTTGGCGGCCGTGTTTCTGCCGGTGGTGTTCCTGACCGGTATTACCGGCCGCCTGTTCCGCGAGTTTGGCATTGTGGTAGCCGGCTCGGTGCTCATTTCCGCCTTCGTGTCGCTCACGCTGACGCCGATGATGTGCTCAGTGCTGCTCAAGCGCGAGGAAAAGCACAACTGGTTTTACCGCAAGACGGAGCCGTTTTTCGTCAGCATGATTGGCGGCTACCAGGACAGCCTGAAAACTTTCCTGCGCAACCGGTGGGTGGCCTGGCTGGTGGTGGCCGGTACGGGCGTGGGCATCTGGTTTTTCATGAAAGCCATTCCCTCGGAGCTGGCCCCCGTGGAAGACCGCAGCCGCGTGAACATCAACGCCACGGGCCCGGAAGGCGCGTCCTTCGAATACATGGACGCCTACATGAACCAGATCAGTAAGATGGCCATGGACTCGGTGGGCGAAAAAAGCCTGAGCAGCGTGTTTGCTGTCACCTCGCCGGGCTTCGGGGGCGGCTCCAACTCGGGCACGGCCCGGGTGCTGCTGCTCGACGCCGACAAGCGCCCCCGCACCCAGGACCAGATTGCCGCCGGCCTGAGCGCCGGGGTGAAGCGCCTCACGGCCGCCCGCACCTCCGTGTCGCAGGACCAGAGTATCGGAGGGGGCGGCGGTGGCGGCGGCCTGCCGGTGCAGTTCGTTATCCAGACCCAGGACTTCGACAAGCTGCGCGACGCGGTGCCGAAGTTTCTGGATGCCGCCCGCCAGGACCCCACGTTCCAGTTCGTGGACGTGAACCTGAAATTCAACAAGCCCGAGCTGCGCGTGAACATCGACCGGGAAAAAGCCCAGAGCCTGGGCGTGTCGGTGCAGAGCATTTCGCAGACCTTGCAGTCGGGTTTGAGCGGGCAGCGTTTCGGCTACTTCATCAAGGAAGGCAAGCAGTACCAGATTATCGGGCAGGTGGCGCGCGAAAACCGCAACCAGCCGCTGGACGTGCGCCTGCTGTCGGTGAAAAGTGCTACGGGTGAGCTGGTGCAGCTCGACAACGTGATTCGCCTCACGGAAAGCAGCACCCCGCCCCAGCTTTACCGCTTCAACCGCTACAACTCGGCCACTTTCTCGGCCTCCCTGGCCCCGGGCAAAACCCTCGGCGACGGAATTGCCGCCATGCGCAGCATCGCCGAGAAAAGCCTCGACGACACGTTTTCCACCGAGCTGTCGGGGGCCTCGCGCGACTTTGAGGAAAGCTCCTCGTCCCTGCTCTTCGCCTTTGGCCTGGCCCTGGTGCTGATTTACCTGGTGCTGGCCGCGCAGTTCGAGAGCTTCCGCGACCCGGTCATCATCATGGTGACGGTGCCGCTGGCCTTGTCGGGCGCGTTGCTGAGTTTGTGGTACTTCAACCAGACGCTCAACTTGTTTTCCCAGATCGGCATCATCATGCTCGTGGGCCTGGTGACCAAGAACGGTATCCTCATCGTGGAGTTTGCCAACCAGCAGGTCGAGAACGGCAAGGACTACATGACCGGCCTGATTGAGGGCGCTACGGCCCGCTTCCGCCCCATCCTGATGACTTCGCTGTGCGCCATTCTGGGTATTCTGCCCATTGCCATTGCCACCGGCGCCGGGGCCTTGAGCCGGCGGGCCATGGGCATCGGCGTGGTGGGCGGCCTGTTCTTCGCCACGGGCCTGACGCTTTACGTAGTGCCGGTGATGTACTCGTACTTCGCCACGGCCAAGAAGCACAAACACAAGCAGAAAGAAGCCGAGCCCCAGCAGGCCGTTACGGCGTAA
- a CDS encoding response regulator — protein sequence MSTPTIRLAVVDDHILFRKGLRALISGFPDMEVLFEAGDGQELLEHLDQGIRPDVVLMDLQMPTLDGLQTVRLMRAQYPQVRVVIISMHDEPELIDSLHAEGAHGYLLKNANPEEVRGAILAAAEQAAPTRPKLAVL from the coding sequence ATGAGCACACCTACTATCCGTTTAGCTGTAGTCGACGACCATATCCTTTTCCGAAAGGGTTTGCGCGCCCTCATCAGCGGCTTCCCCGATATGGAAGTTCTCTTCGAAGCCGGTGACGGTCAGGAGCTTTTGGAACACCTCGACCAGGGAATCCGGCCCGACGTGGTGCTGATGGACCTGCAAATGCCCACGCTCGACGGGCTGCAAACCGTGCGCCTGATGCGGGCCCAGTATCCGCAAGTGCGGGTCGTTATCATTTCCATGCACGACGAGCCCGAGCTGATTGACAGCCTGCACGCCGAAGGGGCCCACGGCTACCTGCTGAAAAATGCCAATCCGGAAGAAGTACGGGGGGCCATTCTGGCGGCCGCCGAGCAGGCCGCTCCCACCCGTCCTAAGCTGGCCGTGCTGTAA